A genomic region of Glycine max cultivar Williams 82 chromosome 15, Glycine_max_v4.0, whole genome shotgun sequence contains the following coding sequences:
- the LOC100806356 gene encoding E3 ubiquitin-protein ligase CSU1, producing MPQRHSKNNNDLAFFTYDEKRKLGYGTQKERLGKDSIKPFDACSLCLKSLIDPMSCQKGHLFCKECILQCLLSQKKDIQRKLAAHAAQQKQEKEEEEEKLMLQKAKELDAFDQQNHGAVPQYSDKTYSRDKNGFHGANSVKVTSYEEEALRTMKAFWLPSATPEASVKVDAPSTSTICPEGKEKLKLKTLFPVQFTEDTSEQKKFKALDKTYICPSCKVTLTNTMSLVALSTCGHVFCKKCADRFMAVDKVCLVCNKACKERNLVNLEKGGTGFAGHGDHLEATDFKHLGSGSGLGLVRPAMKT from the exons ATGCCTCAGAGGCACTCGAAGAACAACAACGATCTCGCGTTCTTCACGTACGACGAGAAGCGGAAACTAGGTTATGGTACCCAGAAGGAGAGGTTGGGAAAGGACTCCATTAAGCCCTTCGATGCTTGCTCTCTCTGCCTCAAATCCCTAATCGACCCTATGAGCTGCCAGAAGGGCCATCTCTTTTGCAAAGAGTGCATTCTCCAGTGCCTCTTGTCTCAGAAGAAAGACATTCAAAG GAAGCTTGCAGCCCATGCTGCTCAGCAGAAGCAAGAaaaagaggaggaagaagagaagTTGATGTTACAAAAGGCTAAAGAGCTTGATGCATTTGATCAACAAAATCATGGTGCTGTACCACAATACAGCGACAAAACTTATAGCCGTGATAAGAATGGTTTCCATGGGGCAAACAGTGTGAAGGTCACTTCCTATGAGGAGGAAGCCCTTCGGACAATGAAGGCATTTTGGTTGCCTTCTGCTACGCCAGAAGCTTCTGTTAAAGTAGATGCACCTTCTACAAGTACTATCTGTCCGGAAGGCAAGGAGAAACTGAAGTTAAAGACACTTTTCCCTGTGCAGTTTACTGAGGATACTAGTGAGCAGAAAAAATTCAAGGCTCTTGACAAGACCTACATTTGCCCTAGCTGCAAAGTTACTCTCACCAACACAATGTCGCTTGTGGCCCTTAGTACATGTGGGCATGTCTTTTGCAAGAAATGTGCTGACAGATTTATGGCTGTTGATAAAGTTTGTCTTGTTTGCAACAAGGCGTGTAAAGAGAGAAATTTGGTGAATTTGGAGAAGGGAGGGACAGGTTTTGCTGGTCATGGAGATCATCTTGAAGCCACAGACTTCAAGCATTTGGGAAGCGGTAGTGGTTTAGGGCTGGTTAGACCTGCAATGAAAACTTGA
- the LOC100798402 gene encoding protein PLANT CADMIUM RESISTANCE 10 yields the protein MGDLEKQERVGENERLLEGMPVLDFDMLCSSVALQSAHGSWGKLGGGDEEQQGGVLRMWEGELLDCFDDRRIAFESAFCPCYRFGKNMKLAGFGSCYIQAIVYFLLAIGAFVTFIAYTITRTHYFLYPAVALIIVVGAYLGFYRTRMRKKFNIKGSDSSLDDCIYHFVCPCCTLCQESRTLEINNVQNGTWHGRGDIICIGDIRENKALYELRPPSIVSIKSTDENCMEKSTDVSNGS from the exons ATGGGGGATTTGGAGAAGCAGGAGAGGGTGGGAGAGAATGAGAGGCTTTTGGAGGGTATGCCTGTTTTAGATTTTGACATGCTTTGTTCCTCTGTGGCGTTGCAAAGTGCACATGGGAGTTGGGGAAAGCTTGGGGGTGGGGATGAGGAACAACAAGGTGGGGTTTTGAGGATGTGGGAGGGTGAACTCCTCGATTGCTTTGATGATCGCCGCATCGCTTTTGAATCTGCGTT TTGTCCTTGCTACCGATTTGGGAAGAACATGAAGCTAGCTGGTTTTGGTTCTTGCTACATTCAG GCTATAGTTTATTTTCTCCTTGCTATCGGTGCCTTTGTTACTTTCATTGCCTATACTATCACGAGGACTCACTACTTCCTATACCCAGCAGTTGCACTCATCATTGTTGTTGGAGCATATCTAGGATTCTACCGAACTCGTATGCGAAAGAAATTCAACATCAAG GGTAGTGATAGTTCGTTGGACGATTGCATTTACCATTTTGTCTGTCCTTGTTGTACATTATGTCAG gagtcaagaacacttGAGATTAACAATGTTCAAAACGGCACATGGCATGGTCGGGGTGACATAATATGTATAGGTGACATTAGAGAAAATAAAGCTCTCTATGAGTTACGTCCTCCTTCTATTGTGTCCATCAAGTCTACTGATGAAAATTGCATGGAAAAGAGCACAGATGTTAGCAATGGATCTTGA